In Halorubellus sp. JP-L1, one DNA window encodes the following:
- a CDS encoding PQQ-binding-like beta-propeller repeat protein produces MNRRQLLSSLGLAAVAGCLRLESDGTSTTGRSTTTRAAGPTAKSSGEPADPTTQESTETTNEEPTETEAAVTAVELAEVWQRDIQARKLEVDGDRLHVGSWGSIQGIDPASGRTDWTIDVDESGSVDRFTVTSEDVFVATTKADHERALFSAYDRESRTRRWTARGEYGNSFDDPRPSGDVVAVTTGAVDAKPDQDGVQNRGSVAVLDRETGERVWQPTGYGGGDGTVSGAALDDGTLAVLGSAVVGYDVDSRSERWRFDDAISVKPPLSVDGTLYVPLMGDVQAVSAASGSVQWTASTRGQPTVRPRLVDDVLVVRTGDVVETFDPESGERRWSRPTTGPSYAPPVALDGLLFTFDEYGMAYANDLESGRGLLSETLTEERVDATAADPENGLVFVGTADEVTAYRVETQR; encoded by the coding sequence GTGAACCGACGCCAGTTGTTGTCGAGTCTTGGGCTCGCGGCCGTCGCGGGCTGCCTCCGGCTCGAATCCGACGGGACGAGCACGACCGGTCGGTCGACGACCACTCGAGCGGCGGGACCCACGGCGAAGAGCTCCGGGGAACCCGCCGACCCGACGACGCAGGAGTCGACGGAGACCACGAACGAGGAGCCGACCGAGACGGAGGCTGCGGTCACGGCGGTGGAACTCGCCGAAGTCTGGCAGCGAGACATTCAGGCGCGGAAACTCGAGGTCGACGGTGACCGGCTCCACGTCGGTTCGTGGGGTTCGATCCAGGGGATCGACCCGGCTTCGGGCCGAACGGACTGGACGATCGACGTCGACGAGTCGGGGTCCGTCGACCGATTCACGGTCACGTCGGAGGACGTGTTCGTCGCCACGACGAAGGCCGATCACGAACGGGCGCTGTTCTCGGCGTACGACCGCGAATCGAGGACTCGACGGTGGACGGCGCGCGGCGAGTACGGGAACTCGTTCGACGACCCCAGGCCGTCTGGCGACGTCGTGGCCGTCACGACGGGCGCGGTGGACGCGAAACCGGACCAGGACGGAGTACAGAACCGGGGGAGCGTCGCGGTCCTCGACCGGGAGACGGGCGAGCGCGTCTGGCAGCCGACGGGCTACGGTGGCGGCGACGGGACCGTCTCGGGGGCAGCGCTCGACGACGGCACGCTCGCCGTCCTCGGGAGTGCCGTCGTCGGGTACGACGTCGACTCTCGCTCCGAACGCTGGCGGTTCGACGACGCGATTTCAGTGAAGCCGCCGCTGTCGGTCGACGGAACCCTGTACGTTCCGCTGATGGGGGACGTTCAGGCGGTATCGGCGGCCTCCGGGTCGGTGCAGTGGACGGCGAGCACGCGCGGTCAGCCGACGGTCCGGCCGCGACTGGTGGACGACGTCCTCGTCGTCCGAACTGGCGACGTCGTCGAGACGTTCGACCCGGAGTCGGGGGAGCGGCGCTGGTCTCGCCCGACGACGGGGCCGAGCTACGCGCCACCCGTCGCGCTCGACGGCCTGCTCTTCACGTTCGACGAGTACGGGATGGCGTACGCGAACGACCTCGAATCGGGACGCGGCCTCCTGTCCGAGACGCTGACAGAGGAGCGCGTGGACGCGACCGCCGCGGACCCGGAGAACGGCCTCGTCTTCGTCGGGACGGCCGACGAAGTCACGGCGTACCGGGTCGAGACGCAGCGGTAG
- a CDS encoding CAP domain-containing protein, which translates to MQTPADVTGFDAPATVLQSSSDAAERGVEEGAELAQRQGANVTQAQIAAAKEAAVGVASQHQEVNVTQVQRAARGAAHGALVQAQSANVTQIQASVAGSFDGALTQSQSANVTQLQSAAWGAAHGSLAQAQRVSVTQVQQAAAGAASGAARGAGKQKVPDVGKVQEAAQGGAYGALERDGKPEKTHGAAKGGAEGALEQSQQANVKQVQVAALGGAEGAVSQSQQATVRQVQAASHGGAAGAISQSQTVNVVQIQIAAGGAASGALSQSQSASVTQIQSAARGACRGVLGQVTQVQVVNIVQIQIFVQITAAETTKEAVKDGESSPSKITRDGERKGKDKYRSPGDRDRDGLSDDQERLISTDPNDVDTDGDGLNDGTEVLIESTDPLNPDTDGDGVDDGEEVEIGTDPTRADTDRDGVDDGDELEQGSDPLDPNDPAETDADGDGLTLREERALGTDPNDLDTDGDGIDDGTEVNSYGSSPLAFDTDGDGLGDGSEVDLGTDPTDPDTDGDGLTDRAELVRGTDPTDPDDPAPPDPDDDGLGTAQEERLGTDPNDPDTDDDGLEDGQEVLSTFTDPLDDDTDGDGFPDGEEVENDTDPLDPNDPVQRDADDDGLPDEAEEAIGTNVTDPDTDGDGISDGTEVEEGTDPLDPDDPPEVTPLAVATDCENVTVTNPNDVPVTVNVTGPNGTVQAGLAAGETRQVVAAAGEYSLTASTGDGTTVPLGEENETEFDVAVDECPTVAQSLTVVERERNVSVTNPNDAPVTVTATDDADADAARNETVPANETATLGLDPGNYTLTAETDADAGEPVPLNGEPTFNVSIASDPVEAALAASVENDTLIVANPSGVNATANLTNETGTVESFAVSTGEIATVTDLAPGNYTLTATGAENATARVNGNETFAFTVEEAEEPPAELEPLNATVENETLTVENPNDLAVFVTVTNETGANETLDVSANDTATLTGFAPGNWTAAAVAEDDRQVPIDGNETFAFTVETPDEPAELEPLNATVENETLTVENPNDVDVTVTVTNETGTNRTLPVGANGTENLTDLAPGNWTATATADDDGQVLVNGNETFAFTVEAPDEPTIESLNATADNATLTVENPNDVDVTVTATNETGTTETLDVAANESANLTDLAPGNWTATASTEDDEAVPVNGNETFEFTVDAPEEPALESLNATVENATLTVENPNDVDVTVTVTNESGATETLDVPATDAASFEAIPAGNYTATAETEDDRSLEIDGNETFAFSVAAEPPAELESLDATVENATLAVENPNDLPVVVNATNETDANRTLTVDANDTANLTDLAPGNWTVTATTEDDRQVPVNGNETFAFTVEAPEEPAPESLNATADNATLTVENPNDVDVTVTATNETGTTETLDVAANESANLTDLAPGNWTATASTEDDEPVPVNDNEAFAFTVEAPEEPALESLNATVNNATLAIENPNEVDVTVTATNETGISETFDVAANGSANLTDLAPGNWTATAETEDDRAVPVDGNETFEFTVEEPEAPALESLVVVVGNETFSVENPNEQAATVTVANESGTVNVTTVDPGVNATVSGLAPGNYTLNATSEDGRFVPLNGNETLSIELVGAPVDSDGDGLIDEREAELGTNATRADTDGDGLDDGEEVERETDPLHPDSDLDALTDGEEVAAASDPLNQSDPGFVDADRYGFDPDDPNRSIFWLNPAIGAHGVEEPQLVDSEEIERLIHEQINEVREENGLDPLAFNDTFASVARAHSADMADRDFFEHVNPDGEGPFDRYSSVVDDGACSAYGENIQGIGGPTTNEDFADAVVSWWMNSSEHRANVLDPDWESEGIGVYFTTDSINDTFVGGGETEGLLGRSQVSLLATQNFCDETQPTEPTTTTTEPTTTEPPTTEPTTTEPTTTEPTTTAPTTTEATTTEPTTTEPTTTEPATEPTTESESPFTTTEDDLDDAAPRGVWPASLALLGLFGVLLGRTRR; encoded by the coding sequence GTGCAGACGCCCGCAGACGTCACGGGGTTCGACGCCCCCGCGACCGTCCTGCAGTCCAGTAGCGACGCGGCCGAGCGAGGCGTCGAGGAGGGGGCCGAGCTGGCCCAGCGTCAGGGTGCGAACGTCACGCAGGCTCAGATCGCGGCCGCGAAGGAAGCCGCGGTCGGCGTGGCGAGTCAGCACCAGGAGGTGAACGTCACGCAGGTCCAGCGCGCGGCGCGCGGCGCTGCCCACGGCGCGCTCGTGCAGGCCCAGTCCGCGAACGTCACGCAGATCCAGGCGTCGGTCGCCGGAAGCTTCGACGGCGCACTGACTCAGTCCCAGTCGGCCAACGTGACGCAGTTGCAGAGCGCGGCCTGGGGTGCGGCTCACGGGTCGCTCGCGCAGGCCCAGCGCGTCTCGGTGACGCAGGTACAGCAAGCTGCGGCGGGGGCGGCCTCCGGCGCGGCCCGGGGCGCGGGTAAGCAGAAGGTCCCCGACGTCGGGAAGGTCCAGGAGGCCGCCCAGGGCGGGGCGTACGGCGCGCTCGAACGCGACGGCAAGCCCGAGAAGACTCACGGTGCGGCGAAAGGTGGCGCCGAGGGCGCACTCGAACAGAGCCAGCAGGCGAACGTGAAGCAAGTGCAGGTGGCCGCCCTCGGCGGCGCGGAAGGCGCCGTCTCCCAGAGCCAGCAGGCGACGGTCAGGCAGGTGCAGGCCGCGAGCCACGGCGGTGCGGCCGGCGCGATCTCCCAGAGTCAGACCGTCAACGTCGTCCAGATACAGATCGCTGCCGGGGGTGCTGCGTCCGGCGCGCTCTCCCAGAGCCAGTCGGCGAGCGTCACGCAGATCCAGTCCGCGGCCAGGGGCGCCTGCCGGGGCGTCCTCGGGCAGGTGACGCAAGTCCAGGTCGTGAACATCGTCCAGATACAGATATTCGTCCAGATCACGGCCGCCGAGACCACGAAGGAGGCCGTGAAGGACGGGGAGTCCAGTCCGTCGAAGATTACGCGAGACGGCGAGCGGAAGGGCAAGGACAAGTACCGCTCGCCCGGCGACCGCGACCGCGACGGCCTCTCCGACGACCAGGAGCGCCTCATCAGCACCGACCCGAACGACGTCGACACCGACGGCGACGGCCTGAACGACGGGACCGAGGTCCTCATCGAGTCCACCGACCCGCTGAACCCCGACACTGACGGCGACGGCGTCGACGACGGCGAGGAGGTCGAGATCGGGACGGACCCGACGCGCGCCGATACGGACCGCGACGGCGTCGACGACGGCGACGAACTCGAGCAGGGGTCGGATCCGCTCGACCCGAACGATCCGGCCGAGACCGACGCCGACGGCGACGGCCTGACGCTTCGCGAGGAGCGAGCACTCGGCACCGACCCGAACGACCTCGACACCGACGGCGACGGCATCGACGACGGGACCGAAGTGAACTCCTACGGCTCGAGCCCGCTCGCGTTCGACACGGACGGCGACGGCCTGGGCGACGGGAGCGAGGTCGACCTCGGGACGGACCCGACCGACCCCGACACCGACGGCGACGGCCTCACCGACAGAGCGGAGCTCGTCCGCGGCACCGATCCGACCGACCCCGACGACCCCGCGCCGCCGGACCCGGACGACGACGGCCTGGGAACGGCCCAGGAGGAGCGGCTCGGGACCGACCCGAACGACCCCGACACCGACGACGACGGGCTGGAGGACGGCCAAGAGGTCCTGTCCACGTTCACCGACCCGCTCGACGACGACACCGACGGCGACGGGTTCCCCGACGGTGAGGAGGTCGAGAACGACACCGACCCGCTCGACCCGAACGATCCGGTCCAGAGAGACGCCGACGACGACGGCCTCCCGGACGAGGCGGAGGAGGCCATCGGGACGAACGTGACCGACCCCGACACGGACGGCGACGGTATCTCCGACGGGACGGAGGTCGAGGAGGGAACGGACCCACTCGACCCCGACGACCCGCCGGAGGTCACGCCGCTCGCGGTCGCGACGGACTGCGAGAACGTGACCGTCACGAACCCGAACGACGTGCCCGTGACGGTGAACGTCACCGGACCGAACGGGACCGTGCAGGCCGGTCTCGCGGCGGGCGAGACCCGGCAGGTCGTGGCGGCGGCCGGCGAGTATTCGCTGACGGCGAGCACCGGCGACGGGACGACCGTTCCGCTGGGCGAGGAGAACGAGACCGAATTCGACGTCGCCGTCGACGAGTGCCCGACGGTCGCCCAGAGTCTGACGGTCGTCGAGCGCGAGCGAAACGTCTCCGTCACCAACCCGAACGACGCGCCCGTGACGGTCACCGCGACCGACGACGCGGACGCGGACGCGGCCCGGAACGAGACGGTGCCCGCGAACGAGACTGCGACGCTCGGACTCGACCCCGGCAACTACACCCTCACGGCCGAAACCGACGCCGACGCGGGAGAGCCTGTTCCCCTGAACGGCGAGCCGACCTTCAACGTCTCCATCGCGTCGGACCCCGTCGAGGCGGCCCTCGCCGCGTCCGTCGAGAACGACACGCTGATCGTCGCGAACCCCTCCGGGGTGAACGCGACGGCGAACCTGACCAACGAGACGGGAACGGTCGAGTCATTCGCGGTCTCCACCGGGGAGATCGCGACCGTCACGGACCTGGCGCCCGGTAACTACACGCTGACCGCGACCGGCGCGGAGAACGCGACGGCCCGGGTCAACGGGAACGAGACGTTCGCGTTCACCGTCGAGGAGGCCGAAGAGCCACCGGCGGAACTCGAGCCGCTGAACGCGACCGTCGAGAACGAGACGCTGACCGTCGAGAACCCCAACGACCTCGCCGTCTTCGTCACCGTGACGAACGAGACCGGGGCGAACGAGACGCTCGACGTCTCGGCGAACGACACCGCGACGCTGACCGGCTTCGCGCCCGGCAACTGGACCGCGGCGGCGGTCGCCGAGGACGACCGGCAGGTCCCCATCGACGGCAACGAGACGTTCGCGTTCACCGTCGAAACACCAGACGAACCGGCGGAACTCGAGCCGCTGAACGCGACCGTCGAGAACGAGACGCTGACCGTCGAGAATCCGAACGATGTCGACGTCACCGTCACCGTCACGAACGAGACCGGCACCAACCGGACCCTGCCGGTGGGTGCGAACGGCACCGAAAATCTGACCGACCTCGCTCCAGGAAACTGGACCGCAACCGCCACCGCCGATGACGACGGGCAGGTCCTCGTCAACGGCAACGAGACGTTCGCTTTCACCGTCGAAGCACCCGACGAACCGACCATAGAGTCGCTGAACGCGACCGCCGACAACGCGACGCTCACGGTCGAGAATCCGAACGACGTCGACGTCACCGTCACCGCCACGAACGAGACCGGCACGACCGAGACACTCGACGTCGCGGCCAACGAGTCTGCGAACCTGACCGACCTCGCACCCGGCAACTGGACGGCGACGGCGTCGACTGAAGACGACGAAGCCGTGCCGGTGAACGGGAACGAGACGTTCGAATTCACCGTCGACGCACCGGAGGAGCCGGCGCTCGAATCGCTGAACGCCACCGTCGAGAACGCCACGCTAACTGTCGAGAATCCGAACGACGTCGACGTCACCGTCACCGTGACGAACGAGAGCGGCGCGACCGAGACGCTCGACGTCCCGGCGACCGATGCCGCGTCGTTCGAAGCAATCCCGGCGGGGAACTACACCGCGACGGCCGAGACCGAGGACGACCGGTCGCTCGAGATAGACGGCAACGAGACCTTCGCGTTCTCCGTGGCGGCGGAGCCACCGGCGGAACTCGAGTCCCTCGACGCGACCGTCGAGAACGCGACGCTGGCCGTCGAGAACCCCAACGACCTGCCGGTCGTCGTGAACGCCACGAACGAGACCGACGCGAACCGGACCCTGACGGTGGACGCGAACGACACCGCGAACCTGACCGACCTCGCGCCCGGCAATTGGACCGTGACGGCGACGACTGAGGACGACAGACAAGTCCCCGTCAACGGCAACGAGACGTTCGCGTTCACCGTCGAGGCGCCGGAGGAGCCGGCACCCGAATCGCTGAACGCGACCGCCGACAACGCGACGCTCACGGTCGAGAATCCGAACGACGTCGACGTCACCGTCACCGCCACGAACGAGACCGGCACGACCGAGACACTCGACGTCGCGGCCAACGAGTCTGCGAACCTGACCGACCTCGCACCCGGCAACTGGACGGCGACGGCGTCGACTGAAGACGACGAACCCGTGCCGGTGAACGACAACGAAGCGTTCGCATTCACCGTCGAAGCGCCGGAAGAGCCGGCGCTCGAATCGTTGAACGCGACTGTCAACAACGCGACGCTGGCCATCGAGAACCCAAACGAGGTCGACGTCACTGTCACTGCTACGAACGAGACGGGTATCAGCGAGACGTTCGACGTCGCGGCCAACGGGTCTGCGAACCTGACCGACCTCGCGCCTGGAAACTGGACCGCGACGGCCGAGACCGAGGACGACCGAGCGGTTCCTGTCGACGGCAACGAGACGTTCGAATTCACCGTCGAAGAACCCGAAGCACCGGCGCTCGAATCACTCGTCGTGGTCGTCGGAAACGAGACGTTCAGCGTCGAGAACCCGAACGAGCAGGCCGCGACCGTGACGGTCGCGAACGAGTCCGGGACGGTCAACGTCACGACCGTCGATCCCGGAGTGAACGCGACCGTGAGCGGACTCGCACCGGGCAACTACACGCTGAACGCGACGAGCGAGGACGGGCGGTTCGTCCCCCTGAACGGGAACGAGACGCTGTCGATCGAACTCGTCGGCGCACCGGTCGACTCGGACGGCGACGGGTTGATCGACGAGCGCGAGGCCGAGTTGGGGACGAACGCGACGCGCGCTGACACCGACGGCGACGGCCTCGACGACGGCGAGGAGGTCGAGCGCGAGACCGACCCGCTCCACCCCGACAGCGACCTGGACGCGCTGACCGACGGCGAGGAGGTCGCCGCGGCATCGGACCCACTGAACCAGTCCGACCCCGGGTTCGTCGACGCCGACCGCTACGGGTTCGACCCCGACGACCCCAACCGGTCGATATTCTGGCTGAATCCCGCAATCGGCGCCCACGGGGTCGAGGAACCGCAACTCGTCGACTCCGAGGAGATCGAACGCCTGATCCACGAGCAGATCAACGAGGTCCGCGAGGAGAACGGACTCGACCCGCTGGCGTTCAACGACACGTTCGCGTCGGTCGCGCGCGCACACAGTGCGGACATGGCCGACCGGGACTTCTTCGAGCACGTCAATCCCGACGGCGAAGGCCCGTTCGACCGGTACAGTAGCGTCGTGGACGACGGTGCCTGTAGCGCCTACGGCGAGAACATCCAAGGGATCGGCGGCCCGACCACGAACGAGGACTTCGCGGACGCCGTCGTCTCCTGGTGGATGAACTCCTCTGAGCACCGCGCGAACGTCCTCGACCCGGACTGGGAGAGCGAGGGCATCGGCGTCTACTTCACGACGGACAGCATCAACGACACCTTCGTCGGCGGCGGCGAGACCGAGGGACTCCTCGGTCGCTCTCAGGTCTCGCTACTCGCGACGCAGAACTTCTGCGACGAGACCCAGCCGACCGAACCGACGACCACGACGACGGAGCCGACGACGACGGAGCCGCCGACGACCGAACCGACGACCACGGAGCCAACGACGACGGAGCCGACGACTACTGCTCCCACGACCACTGAGGCGACGACGACGGAGCCCACGACGACTGAACCGACGACGACGGAACCCGCCACCGAGCCGACGACCGAGTCGGAGTCGCCCTTCACGACGACCGAGGACGACCTCGACGATGCAGCTCCGAGAGGTGTCTGGCCTGCATCGCTCGCGTTGCTCGGGCTGTTCGGCGTGTTGCTCGGTCGCACTCGACGCTGA
- the cysS gene encoding cysteine--tRNA ligase — MTLHVSNTLTGEREVFEPQDPDDVLLYACGLTTSDPAHVGHARLWVAADVMHRYLEYLGYGVRHVENFTDVNEKIVARAGDPDLGGDEAAVARHYIQQMLGQMRALNLKRAEVYPRVSEHVPEIVDLVETLVEKGYAYESNGSVYFDVTEFPDYGKLSNQTVDEIEEQGDPDERGEKRHPADFALWKANGVSADAVHEHRKPDHPGEADGEEPPEGQVWESPWGRGRPGWHIECSAMSMTHLDSSIDVHVGGQDLVFPHHENEIAQSEAATDERFARYWLHVRLLQTKGEKMSSSLGNYWSVGEALDAVGGNVLRMFLVSTAYHNEAVYGEETLREAEERWERFERGYERAIEACDSEAARTKVEDVDLRHAVADARQSFEDGMDDDFNTRKAVTALLELVGAVHEHVDGREQYDYRALHYAVDAFEELGGDVLGFAFDAAPDGEADLAGDVVDLVLSVRERERDAGNYERADELRDELEALGVEVQDTDDGPSYRL, encoded by the coding sequence ATGACCCTGCACGTCTCGAACACGCTGACCGGCGAGCGCGAGGTCTTCGAGCCCCAGGACCCCGACGACGTCCTGCTCTACGCCTGCGGGCTCACGACGAGCGACCCCGCGCACGTCGGGCACGCTCGCCTCTGGGTGGCCGCCGACGTCATGCATCGCTACCTCGAGTACCTCGGGTACGGCGTCCGGCACGTCGAGAACTTCACGGACGTGAACGAGAAGATCGTCGCGCGCGCCGGCGACCCCGACCTCGGCGGGGACGAGGCCGCGGTCGCCCGGCACTACATCCAGCAGATGCTCGGCCAGATGCGCGCGCTGAACCTCAAGCGCGCGGAGGTGTACCCGCGCGTGAGCGAGCACGTTCCCGAGATCGTCGACCTCGTGGAGACGCTCGTCGAGAAGGGGTACGCGTACGAATCCAATGGCTCCGTCTACTTCGACGTGACCGAGTTCCCCGACTACGGGAAGCTCTCGAACCAGACCGTCGACGAGATCGAGGAGCAAGGCGACCCAGACGAGCGCGGCGAGAAACGGCATCCGGCGGACTTCGCGCTCTGGAAGGCGAACGGCGTCTCCGCGGACGCGGTCCACGAGCACCGCAAGCCGGACCATCCCGGCGAGGCCGACGGCGAGGAACCGCCGGAGGGTCAGGTGTGGGAGTCGCCGTGGGGACGGGGTCGGCCCGGCTGGCACATCGAGTGCTCGGCGATGAGCATGACGCACCTCGATTCCTCGATCGACGTGCATGTCGGCGGGCAAGACCTCGTGTTCCCGCACCACGAGAACGAGATCGCCCAGAGCGAGGCGGCGACGGACGAGCGGTTCGCGCGCTACTGGCTGCACGTCCGCTTGCTGCAGACGAAGGGCGAGAAGATGAGTTCGAGCCTCGGGAACTACTGGTCGGTCGGCGAGGCCCTGGACGCGGTCGGCGGGAACGTCCTCCGGATGTTCCTCGTGTCGACGGCGTACCACAACGAGGCCGTCTACGGCGAGGAGACGCTGCGGGAGGCCGAGGAGCGCTGGGAGCGCTTCGAGCGCGGGTACGAGCGAGCTATCGAGGCGTGCGACAGCGAAGCGGCGCGGACGAAGGTCGAGGACGTCGACCTCCGGCACGCGGTCGCGGACGCCCGCCAGTCGTTCGAGGACGGCATGGACGACGACTTCAACACGCGGAAGGCGGTGACGGCGCTCCTCGAACTCGTCGGCGCGGTCCACGAGCACGTCGACGGCCGCGAGCAGTACGACTACCGCGCGCTCCACTACGCCGTGGACGCGTTCGAGGAACTCGGCGGGGACGTCCTCGGGTTCGCGTTCGACGCCGCACCCGACGGCGAGGCCGACCTCGCCGGCGACGTCGTCGACCTCGTCCTCTCCGTTCGCGAACGCGAGCGCGACGCCGGGAACTACGAGCGCGCGGACGAACTCCGCGACGAGCTGGAAGCTCTCGGCGTGGAAGTACAGGACACCGACGACGGCCCCTCGTACCGACTCTGA
- a CDS encoding DUF6517 family protein translates to MHLDRRALVALALVSTLATAGCLGFLSGTTSVEASPAVVDDATASDAQYEKTDTRDVSVNRTFSAADQERTVEVTNWAVEYHKTVSVGPLVDQKAAVFATFSSPEVSVLGQSFNPLSELGTKEFAQRMQGQYDGLTVGDEVNSTTVRVAGEETNVSQFEGTATFDGQEVDVYVVVSEPVKHEGDYVVAMAVYPQAMDGEYETVLRMMRNVDHPSDESAE, encoded by the coding sequence ATGCATCTCGATAGACGGGCGCTCGTCGCGCTCGCACTCGTATCGACGCTCGCGACAGCCGGCTGCCTCGGCTTCCTCTCGGGGACCACGTCCGTGGAGGCGTCCCCGGCGGTCGTCGACGATGCGACGGCGAGCGACGCCCAGTACGAGAAGACCGACACGCGCGACGTCAGCGTGAACCGGACGTTCTCGGCGGCCGACCAGGAGCGCACCGTCGAGGTGACGAACTGGGCGGTCGAGTACCACAAGACCGTGAGCGTCGGCCCGCTCGTCGACCAGAAAGCGGCGGTGTTCGCGACGTTCTCCTCGCCGGAGGTCAGCGTCCTCGGCCAGTCGTTCAACCCGCTCTCCGAACTCGGCACGAAGGAGTTCGCGCAACGCATGCAAGGTCAGTACGACGGCCTGACCGTCGGTGACGAGGTGAACTCGACGACGGTCCGCGTCGCGGGCGAGGAGACGAACGTCTCCCAGTTCGAGGGCACCGCGACGTTCGACGGCCAGGAGGTCGACGTCTACGTCGTCGTCAGCGAACCGGTCAAGCACGAGGGCGACTACGTCGTCGCGATGGCGGTCTACCCGCAGGCGATGGACGGCGAGTACGAGACCGTGCTCCGCATGATGCGGAACGTCGACCACCCTAGCGACGAGTCCGCCGAGTAG
- a CDS encoding enoyl-CoA hydratase/isomerase family protein, which translates to MGVVDAADDCDLVAASVGEHAEYVATVTLERPDKRNALNAQLRRELKDVLDAVEADDDVRVVVLTGSDESDAFVAGADVSELRERNAVEQREASKRPRVYEYVDDLEKPVLARINGHCLGGGNELALGCDVRIASAGAKLGQPEINLGIMPGGGATQRLPRLVGEGQAMRLVLSGELVDAEEAADIGLVDEVCDEGELDERVYELAGRMAEKSPLALELAKDAVQAGSRMDLEQGIEYEAELFALLFSSVDKDEGIDAFFEDREPEWTGE; encoded by the coding sequence ATGGGAGTAGTCGACGCCGCTGACGATTGCGACCTCGTCGCCGCGTCCGTCGGCGAGCACGCCGAGTACGTCGCGACTGTCACGCTCGAACGACCCGACAAGCGGAACGCGCTGAACGCGCAGTTGCGCCGCGAACTGAAGGACGTCCTCGACGCGGTCGAGGCCGACGACGACGTCCGCGTCGTCGTGTTGACTGGCTCGGACGAGTCCGACGCGTTCGTCGCGGGCGCGGACGTCTCCGAGCTCCGGGAACGGAACGCGGTCGAGCAGCGCGAGGCGTCGAAGCGACCGCGCGTCTACGAGTACGTCGACGACCTCGAGAAGCCGGTGCTCGCGCGCATCAACGGCCACTGTCTCGGCGGCGGGAACGAACTCGCGCTCGGGTGCGACGTTCGGATCGCGAGCGCGGGGGCGAAGCTCGGCCAGCCGGAGATCAACCTCGGCATCATGCCCGGCGGCGGCGCGACCCAGCGGCTGCCGAGACTAGTCGGCGAAGGCCAGGCGATGCGGTTGGTTCTCTCCGGCGAGCTGGTCGACGCGGAGGAGGCGGCGGACATCGGGCTGGTCGACGAGGTCTGCGATGAGGGCGAGTTGGACGAGCGCGTGTACGAACTCGCCGGGCGGATGGCCGAGAAGAGCCCGCTGGCGCTCGAACTCGCGAAGGATGCGGTGCAGGCGGGGTCGCGGATGGACCTGGAGCAGGGCATCGAGTACGAGGCGGAGCTGTTCGCGCTGCTGTTCTCGTCAGTGGACAAGGACGAGGGCATCGACGCGTTCTTCGAGGACCGGGAGCCCGAGTGGACGGGCGAGTGA